Proteins found in one Fulvitalea axinellae genomic segment:
- the rsmH gene encoding 16S rRNA (cytosine(1402)-N(4))-methyltransferase RsmH — protein MTYHVPVMLKESVDAMNIKPDGTYVDVTFGGGGHTREILSRLGENGRLFSFDQDEDARANAEGIDHPGFTLVESNFRYLARYLKLHGVRQIDALLGDFGVSSHQFDVPERGFSTRFDAALDMRMGLRVAKTAADVVNDYSEKELHRILGMYGELKNAKTVAAAIVSARMSEPIETVNGLKEAIGKFAPRGKENKFFAQVFQGLRIEVNDEMGALEDMLTQCSQVIKPGGRLVAMSYHSLEDRLVKNFIAKGKFYGQVEKDFYGNMLRPFEPVTRKPIVATTEEVEANSRARSAKLRVAERTDLA, from the coding sequence ATGACTTATCACGTTCCTGTCATGCTCAAAGAGAGCGTGGACGCGATGAATATAAAACCTGACGGCACGTATGTGGACGTCACTTTCGGGGGCGGAGGCCACACGAGGGAAATACTTAGCCGATTAGGCGAAAACGGAAGGCTTTTTTCCTTTGACCAGGACGAAGACGCCAGGGCCAACGCCGAAGGAATCGATCACCCGGGATTCACTTTGGTGGAATCAAACTTCCGTTATCTGGCCAGATATCTAAAACTCCACGGCGTACGCCAGATCGACGCCTTGTTGGGGGATTTTGGTGTCTCATCGCACCAGTTTGACGTTCCCGAAAGGGGGTTCTCAACCCGATTCGACGCGGCTTTGGATATGCGCATGGGCTTGCGGGTAGCCAAAACGGCTGCAGATGTGGTGAATGATTATAGCGAGAAGGAATTGCACCGCATACTGGGAATGTACGGTGAACTGAAGAATGCTAAAACCGTGGCGGCGGCGATAGTGTCGGCTAGGATGTCGGAACCGATCGAGACTGTGAATGGTTTGAAAGAAGCCATCGGTAAGTTTGCGCCCAGAGGCAAGGAGAATAAGTTTTTCGCCCAAGTGTTCCAAGGTCTTCGCATTGAGGTGAACGACGAGATGGGAGCCCTTGAAGATATGCTTACCCAATGTTCGCAAGTCATTAAGCCAGGAGGTCGTTTGGTCGCCATGTCTTATCATTCTTTGGAAGATCGACTGGTGAAGAATTTCATAGCGAAGGGTAAGTTTTACGGACAAGTTGAAAAGGATTTTTACGGAAATATGCTTCGCCCGTTTGAACCCGTAACGCGTAAACCGATTGTGGCTACAACAGAAGAGGTGGAAGCGAACAGCAGGGCCCGTAGCGCCAAATTAAGAGTTGCGGAGCGTACTGATTTGGCTTAA
- a CDS encoding FtsW/RodA/SpoVE family cell cycle protein: MDIVKKIANKHLKGDPIVWAIVFCLMAFSVLVVYSASGNLAYRNAGGNTEYYLIKHSILLALSFCVMWIAHKIDFRYYPIIAKVGLLLSVPLLLFTWFYGPEINEASRWMIIPIVEQRFQPSDLAKLALISSLAGMLSKRQHEIENCTIKDLLPMLAWMVVICGLIGLSDLSTSGLLFTTGLLIMFIGRVPLKRLGVIIVAGLMVGALAIVIGQRGPTFVSRIKTHLDPTALSFQSEQSYIAVAKGGLLGEGPGNSKQKNFLPHPYSDFVYAIIIEEYGIGGGLFMLILYLGLLYRGMLVASKSDRPLGGLLSAGLSFSLVLQALINMGVVVGLMPVTGLTLPFVSMGGTSLLFTGVALGIILSVSRGESSAKVQEPVIRPKGNVRRKMTVEA, translated from the coding sequence ATGGATATCGTTAAAAAAATTGCGAACAAACATCTCAAAGGCGACCCGATAGTATGGGCGATCGTCTTTTGTCTGATGGCTTTCAGTGTGCTTGTGGTTTATAGCGCCTCTGGGAATTTGGCCTATAGAAATGCGGGTGGAAATACAGAGTATTACTTGATCAAGCATAGCATCCTGTTGGCGTTGAGTTTTTGTGTAATGTGGATCGCTCATAAGATCGATTTCAGGTATTATCCGATTATCGCCAAAGTAGGCTTGTTGCTTTCCGTTCCGTTGTTGCTTTTCACTTGGTTTTACGGCCCGGAGATTAACGAAGCTTCCCGTTGGATGATAATCCCGATTGTGGAACAGCGCTTTCAACCTTCGGATTTGGCAAAACTGGCTCTGATCTCGTCTTTGGCGGGAATGCTTTCAAAGCGACAGCATGAAATAGAAAACTGTACGATCAAGGACCTTTTGCCAATGCTGGCTTGGATGGTTGTGATTTGCGGTTTGATTGGGTTGTCGGATTTGTCAACTTCGGGGCTTCTATTTACGACAGGCCTCCTGATTATGTTTATCGGAAGGGTTCCGTTAAAGCGTCTGGGGGTAATTATCGTTGCGGGCTTGATGGTCGGCGCTTTGGCGATTGTCATAGGCCAGCGAGGGCCGACGTTTGTTTCCCGAATTAAAACGCACCTTGATCCTACAGCGCTTTCATTCCAGTCGGAACAATCATATATCGCTGTTGCAAAAGGCGGTTTGTTGGGTGAAGGTCCTGGAAACAGTAAGCAGAAGAACTTTCTTCCGCACCCGTATTCAGATTTCGTTTATGCGATAATCATTGAGGAGTACGGCATTGGAGGCGGTTTGTTTATGCTGATTCTTTATTTGGGCTTGCTGTACAGGGGAATGTTGGTGGCGAGTAAAAGTGATCGGCCACTGGGCGGGTTGCTGTCTGCCGGGCTAAGTTTTTCTCTGGTGTTGCAGGCCTTGATCAACATGGGCGTAGTCGTTGGGCTAATGCCCGTGACGGGACTTACTTTGCCTTTTGTCAGTATGGGCGGTACGTCTTTGCTGTTTACTGGAGTTGCGTTGGGAATTATCCTTAGCGTAAGCCGTGGCGAATCATCGGCTAAAGTACAGGAACCCGTTATCCGGCCAAAAGGGAATGTGAGAAGGAAGATGACTGTTGAAGCCTGA
- a CDS encoding penicillin-binding protein: MVKIQVFEGEEWRQKAEEIGLEFRDIPATRGNIYAGDGSLMATSIPYYKVAMDPTRASKEDFKNGIDSLAMLLNRELDGPGKSYYKHKISKARKTGDQYLVISRKRVSHLQKKQMETWPIFRRGRMKGGVIFEKVSRRYLPFKTLGKRTIGSVNENGVGAGLEYSFNRELGGANGKALYRKVMGGRWRPEFDNNAVRPIDGKDLETTLDMNLQDVASSALDKALRFHKADYGCVIVMEVETGEIKVLVNLERNKRGRYNESYNYALGGQGLSEPGSTFKLASMIALFEETNLELEDMVETGNGERAFFDRIMRDSKIGGHGKISVREVFEKSSNIGISSLVDQHFGQDPKSFVDYIKEMGLTETLGTGMKGEGVSYIKSPDNKTWSGVTLPWMSVGYELKVTPLQTLAFYNAVANSGKMVRPVLVRRVFQGTKSYSETEPIVLRNKICSEETLKKVRAMLEGVVERGTARNIRGTHYGVAGKTGTSQKLVNGRYTKTYYTSFAGYFPADKPKYSCIVVIDDPKGYNQYGADVAAPVFKEVADKIYATDLDLQNPIPLAGKLEEGVFPVIRAGNRDDLATICERLGIESQGANDADWVRSSVNAGKLSWKPALEERDVVQDVRGMTLRDAIFLLENSGMRVHYRGQGRVANQSLSPGAKVRKGKQIYLTLE; encoded by the coding sequence ATGGTGAAAATACAGGTTTTCGAGGGAGAGGAATGGAGGCAAAAAGCCGAAGAAATTGGCTTGGAGTTTAGGGATATTCCCGCTACCCGAGGAAATATTTATGCTGGTGACGGTAGCTTGATGGCCACATCCATCCCTTACTACAAAGTAGCGATGGATCCAACCCGCGCTTCGAAAGAAGACTTTAAAAATGGCATCGACAGTTTAGCGATGTTGCTCAATAGGGAACTTGATGGACCGGGTAAATCGTACTACAAACACAAAATAAGCAAAGCGAGAAAGACTGGAGACCAGTATCTGGTCATTAGTCGAAAGCGAGTAAGCCATTTGCAGAAAAAGCAGATGGAGACGTGGCCGATTTTCCGAAGGGGTAGAATGAAGGGCGGAGTGATCTTCGAGAAAGTTAGCCGTCGTTATTTGCCGTTTAAGACTTTAGGCAAAAGGACTATCGGTTCGGTGAACGAAAACGGCGTGGGAGCCGGATTGGAATACAGCTTCAACAGGGAGCTGGGAGGAGCGAACGGCAAAGCCCTTTATCGTAAGGTGATGGGCGGGCGTTGGCGTCCGGAGTTTGACAATAATGCGGTGCGTCCTATAGACGGAAAGGACTTGGAGACGACGTTGGATATGAATCTTCAAGACGTAGCTTCATCCGCATTAGACAAAGCTTTGCGGTTCCATAAAGCGGACTACGGTTGCGTGATTGTAATGGAAGTCGAGACAGGTGAGATTAAGGTTTTGGTAAACTTGGAGCGAAATAAAAGAGGCAGATATAACGAGTCTTACAATTACGCTTTGGGTGGTCAGGGACTTTCGGAACCGGGTTCGACATTCAAGCTGGCGAGTATGATCGCTTTGTTTGAGGAAACGAATCTCGAACTTGAGGATATGGTAGAGACCGGCAACGGCGAGCGGGCCTTTTTTGACCGGATTATGCGCGATTCCAAGATCGGAGGGCACGGAAAGATCTCCGTCAGGGAAGTATTCGAGAAGTCTTCTAATATCGGGATTTCGAGTTTGGTGGATCAGCATTTCGGCCAAGATCCGAAGTCTTTCGTCGATTACATCAAAGAGATGGGGTTGACAGAAACCTTGGGAACCGGAATGAAAGGCGAGGGTGTTTCGTACATCAAATCTCCGGATAATAAGACTTGGAGTGGTGTCACTTTGCCTTGGATGTCAGTGGGGTATGAATTGAAAGTGACCCCGTTGCAAACTTTGGCGTTTTACAACGCTGTAGCGAATTCGGGTAAAATGGTCCGGCCAGTTTTGGTAAGAAGGGTTTTCCAAGGAACCAAAAGCTACAGCGAAACCGAACCGATCGTATTGAGAAATAAAATCTGTTCCGAAGAAACTCTGAAGAAAGTCAGGGCAATGCTCGAAGGAGTAGTGGAGCGCGGAACAGCCAGAAATATTAGGGGAACCCACTACGGCGTCGCCGGTAAGACGGGAACTTCGCAGAAATTGGTCAATGGCAGATATACGAAAACGTATTATACGTCTTTTGCGGGCTATTTTCCTGCGGATAAGCCGAAATACAGCTGTATTGTAGTCATTGACGATCCGAAAGGATATAATCAGTATGGAGCCGACGTGGCGGCGCCGGTGTTTAAGGAAGTCGCAGACAAGATTTACGCTACGGATTTGGACTTGCAAAACCCGATTCCGTTAGCTGGTAAATTGGAAGAAGGCGTTTTTCCTGTGATAAGGGCCGGGAACCGTGACGATTTGGCTACAATCTGTGAGAGGCTAGGAATAGAAAGCCAAGGAGCCAATGACGCCGATTGGGTGCGCTCTAGCGTAAATGCCGGCAAACTGTCGTGGAAACCTGCGCTTGAGGAACGTGACGTCGTGCAGGACGTGAGGGGAATGACATTGCGGGATGCGATTTTCTTGCTGGAAAACAGCGGAATGCGTGTCCATTACAGAGGACAAGGCCGGGTGGCTAACCAGTCGCTGAGTCCGGGAGCGAAAGTGAGGAAAGGAAAGCAGATCTATTTGACTTTGGAATAA
- a CDS encoding 3'-5' exonuclease yields MNLKLKKPLVFFDLETTGTNISHDKIVEYAFIKVMPNGDTVEKVSLVNPRIPIPEESSMIHGIRYEDIKDAPTFADVAQELSQFLGGCDLAGFNIIRFDAPVLVEEFTRVGMEFDVSDRKLVDAQKIFHMMEKRNLSAAYKFYCGKKLEGAHGALADTQATLEVLCAQIERYEGQEAEDLQGNVVGIMENNVDRLHKISLNKMVDLAGRLALNDNQVEIFNFGKHKGKPVLDVFDEEPGYYDWMMRGDFPLDTKRKLTDIKLKAFNQNRR; encoded by the coding sequence ATGAATCTGAAACTGAAAAAACCTCTGGTTTTCTTTGACCTGGAAACAACAGGAACCAATATATCCCACGACAAAATCGTGGAATACGCCTTCATCAAAGTAATGCCAAACGGCGACACCGTGGAAAAAGTGTCTTTGGTGAACCCGAGAATTCCAATCCCGGAAGAATCAAGCATGATTCACGGCATTCGATACGAAGACATTAAGGACGCGCCTACCTTCGCTGATGTAGCCCAAGAGCTCAGCCAGTTTTTGGGAGGTTGCGACTTGGCCGGTTTCAACATCATCCGCTTCGACGCCCCGGTTCTCGTTGAGGAATTCACCCGGGTAGGAATGGAATTCGACGTTTCGGATAGAAAACTTGTCGACGCCCAGAAGATTTTCCACATGATGGAAAAAAGGAACCTTTCGGCGGCGTACAAATTCTACTGCGGAAAGAAACTCGAAGGCGCCCACGGCGCATTGGCCGACACCCAAGCGACTTTGGAAGTGCTTTGCGCGCAAATCGAACGCTACGAGGGGCAAGAGGCCGAAGACCTGCAAGGAAACGTTGTCGGTATAATGGAGAACAACGTGGACAGGCTCCACAAGATCTCGCTTAACAAAATGGTGGACTTGGCCGGTCGTTTGGCCCTCAACGACAACCAAGTGGAGATCTTCAACTTCGGAAAACACAAAGGCAAACCTGTCCTTGACGTATTCGACGAAGAGCCCGGCTACTACGACTGGATGATGCGTGGCGATTTTCCTTTAGACACCAAAAGAAAGCTCACCGACATCAAACTCAAGGCCTTCAACCAAAACCGTCGATAA
- the mraZ gene encoding division/cell wall cluster transcriptional repressor MraZ, with protein MVSFSGEYECRIDPKGRLALPAKVKARLPEPYADEVVLRMSPERCLLIYAVPEFERIASRISGLDEFNPGHRKLQRLFYRSVREVGLDSAGRILLPKAMIAHANLGKDALLIGMGDRLEVWNPEICDESLSGEDFSDLAQEFLGAD; from the coding sequence ATGGTTTCGTTCTCTGGTGAATACGAATGCAGAATCGATCCGAAAGGACGGTTGGCTTTGCCGGCGAAGGTAAAGGCGAGGTTGCCTGAGCCATACGCCGACGAGGTCGTATTGCGTATGTCGCCCGAGCGGTGCCTGCTGATTTACGCTGTTCCGGAGTTTGAGAGGATCGCTTCGCGGATTTCCGGACTGGACGAATTCAACCCCGGCCATCGGAAATTGCAACGTCTTTTTTATCGTTCGGTAAGGGAGGTTGGCCTTGATTCGGCGGGCAGGATTTTGTTGCCCAAAGCCATGATTGCGCATGCCAATTTGGGAAAAGACGCCCTGTTGATTGGTATGGGAGACCGTTTGGAAGTCTGGAATCCGGAAATATGCGACGAATCGCTATCCGGAGAAGATTTTTCTGATTTGGCGCAAGAGTTTCTGGGCGCGGATTAG
- the mraY gene encoding phospho-N-acetylmuramoyl-pentapeptide-transferase produces MFYYLFDFLQRQFDVPGAGVFQYISFRASAAMLVSLLITITFGERLINMLRRLQVGESIRDLGLDGQMEKKGTPTMGGLIIIAAIVLPALLFAKLDNVYIILLLVSTLWMGAIGFLDDYIKVFRKNKEGLAGKFKIVGQVGLGLIVGLVLSFNDGVVVREYENQEEKATVETLAQNSQQRDAPDGEFKDVKATITTIPFLKHNEFDYHDLIPFLPRDYTWIIYTLISIFIVTAVSNGANLTDGIDGLAAGSSAIIGVVLGVFAYLSGNTIFSEYLDIMYIPNSGELVIFCAAFVGACAGFLWYNAFPAQVFMGDTGSLSIGGVIAVLALTVRKELLLPIVCGIFFVESLSVILQVAYFKYTKKKYGEGRRIFLMSPLHHHYQKKGIQEAKIVTRFWLVGILLALLALITLKLR; encoded by the coding sequence ATGTTTTATTACCTTTTCGATTTCCTGCAACGGCAGTTTGACGTGCCGGGCGCGGGTGTATTCCAGTACATTTCATTCAGGGCCAGCGCGGCTATGCTGGTTTCGTTGTTGATTACGATTACGTTTGGCGAACGGTTGATTAACATGCTTCGCAGATTGCAAGTTGGCGAGAGTATCCGTGATCTGGGGCTCGACGGCCAAATGGAGAAAAAAGGCACGCCTACTATGGGCGGGCTGATTATTATTGCCGCTATCGTTTTGCCGGCTTTGCTTTTCGCAAAACTCGACAATGTGTACATCATCCTCTTGCTTGTTTCTACGCTTTGGATGGGTGCAATCGGTTTTCTTGACGATTATATTAAGGTTTTTAGAAAAAATAAAGAAGGTCTTGCCGGAAAGTTCAAGATTGTCGGCCAGGTAGGTTTGGGGCTTATTGTCGGATTGGTGTTGTCGTTTAACGACGGCGTTGTGGTTCGGGAATATGAGAATCAGGAAGAAAAGGCAACCGTCGAGACTTTGGCTCAAAATTCACAGCAACGTGATGCTCCCGATGGAGAATTCAAGGATGTAAAAGCTACCATAACCACTATTCCTTTCCTGAAGCATAACGAATTCGATTATCATGATTTAATCCCTTTTTTGCCGAGGGATTATACTTGGATTATTTACACGCTGATTTCGATTTTCATCGTGACGGCCGTGTCCAACGGAGCGAACCTCACGGACGGGATCGATGGTTTGGCGGCGGGATCTTCCGCCATTATCGGTGTTGTTTTGGGTGTATTCGCTTACTTGTCGGGCAACACGATTTTCTCGGAATATCTGGATATAATGTATATCCCGAATTCTGGTGAATTGGTAATTTTCTGCGCCGCTTTTGTCGGGGCTTGCGCCGGTTTTCTTTGGTACAATGCGTTCCCCGCCCAAGTATTTATGGGCGATACGGGAAGCCTTTCTATCGGTGGCGTGATCGCCGTTTTGGCGTTGACGGTTCGCAAAGAGTTGCTTTTGCCGATCGTTTGCGGGATTTTCTTCGTGGAGAGCCTTTCGGTTATCCTTCAGGTAGCCTATTTCAAATACACGAAGAAAAAGTACGGCGAGGGCAGGCGGATTTTCCTAATGTCGCCTTTGCATCACCATTATCAGAAAAAGGGAATACAGGAGGCTAAAATCGTGACTAGATTCTGGCTTGTAGGGATTTTGTTGGCGCTTTTGGCGTTGATTACATTGAAATTACGATGA
- the murD gene encoding UDP-N-acetylmuramoyl-L-alanine--D-glutamate ligase produces MNKNVVILGAGESGTGAALLAKAKGLKVFVSDKGAIADCYKTELDLKGIPYEEKRHTETLILKADEVVKSPGIPDSAPLIKKLEENGIPVISELEFAFRYTDSKIVAITGTNGKTTTTGLIYHILENAGLNVGLAGNIGFSFARQLVHNDRDYYVLEISSFQLDGMKDFRANVGILLNITPDHLDRYENSIKKYARSKARITMNQTADDRFVFFEDDDLVSEIARHPMGEAVSYGVSLRNSEAYASSVADGLRLEEAGIEWNVNEFDLKGPHNRVNMLCAIVACLEVGLDAETIKEGIRTYRQAEHRMEFVGELKGVRFYNDSKATNVDAVKYALESFDEPIIWVAGGTDKGNDYSELEHLVKDKVRDLLCLGVENSKLKSSFANELPVSEFTDVKKLVNYALEIANAGDVVLLSPACASFDLFKNYEDRGRQFKDAVLEQIAATL; encoded by the coding sequence ATGAATAAAAACGTAGTCATTCTTGGTGCTGGAGAAAGCGGAACAGGCGCGGCCTTATTGGCCAAGGCCAAAGGGCTGAAAGTGTTTGTGTCCGATAAAGGAGCGATAGCCGATTGTTACAAAACCGAACTCGACCTGAAAGGGATTCCTTATGAGGAAAAACGCCATACCGAGACGCTGATTCTTAAAGCGGATGAGGTGGTGAAAAGTCCGGGCATTCCGGATAGCGCTCCCTTGATCAAGAAGCTCGAGGAGAATGGGATTCCGGTGATTTCGGAATTGGAGTTTGCGTTCCGTTATACGGATTCGAAAATTGTGGCGATAACGGGCACCAACGGAAAGACTACGACTACAGGTCTGATTTACCATATTCTGGAAAACGCTGGGTTGAATGTAGGGCTGGCTGGGAATATCGGGTTTAGCTTTGCCCGGCAATTGGTTCATAACGACCGGGATTACTATGTCTTGGAGATTTCCAGCTTCCAGCTTGACGGGATGAAAGACTTTCGGGCCAATGTGGGAATCCTGCTCAATATTACACCGGATCATTTAGACCGCTACGAGAATAGCATAAAGAAATACGCTAGGTCAAAGGCCCGAATCACGATGAATCAAACGGCCGATGATCGCTTCGTTTTCTTCGAAGATGATGATTTGGTTAGCGAAATCGCTAGGCACCCAATGGGGGAAGCCGTTTCTTACGGAGTTTCGCTTCGGAATTCTGAGGCTTACGCTTCTTCGGTTGCCGACGGGCTTCGTTTAGAAGAGGCCGGGATAGAGTGGAATGTTAACGAATTTGACCTGAAGGGCCCGCACAATCGGGTGAATATGCTTTGCGCTATCGTCGCTTGTTTGGAAGTCGGGCTTGACGCTGAAACCATAAAGGAAGGAATCAGGACTTATCGGCAGGCGGAACATCGGATGGAGTTTGTCGGTGAACTGAAAGGCGTACGTTTTTACAACGACTCGAAAGCTACAAACGTGGATGCTGTGAAATACGCTTTGGAAAGCTTTGACGAACCGATAATCTGGGTTGCGGGTGGTACTGACAAGGGAAACGATTACAGCGAGCTGGAACATTTGGTGAAAGACAAAGTGCGGGATTTGTTGTGCTTGGGGGTCGAGAATTCGAAGCTAAAATCAAGCTTTGCAAATGAATTGCCCGTCAGTGAATTTACGGATGTGAAAAAGCTTGTCAATTATGCGCTTGAGATCGCCAATGCCGGTGATGTGGTACTGCTGTCACCCGCTTGTGCGAGTTTTGACCTGTTCAAAAATTATGAGGACAGAGGCCGGCAGTTCAAAGACGCCGTATTGGAACAGATAGCGGCTACGCTTTAA
- a CDS encoding UDP-N-acetylmuramoyl-L-alanyl-D-glutamate--2,6-diaminopimelate ligase — translation MMRLEGLLSGIKISKRVGTDVSEIGALHFDSRKVESGDVFFAVPGTRVDGHDYIEKALEKGASVIVLERMPEKFKDGVLYLKVSSASEALGKMASAFYGNPSKELKLVGVTGTNGKTSVVTLLYRLFSEMGYASGMLSTVVNKIADREIPATHTTGDALQINRLLREMADSGVTHCFMEVSSHAIEQDRVAGLDFDGAVFMNITHDHLDYHGTFRKYIDAKKKLFDGLPKSAFGLVNSDDKRGNFMLQNCKGARKTFAVKNMADFKAKIVTLAYEGMELDIEGQSVWFRLTGKFNAYNLLAVYAVATLLGEEQDEALRTLTGLKAAPGRFEAVPNQTGITAIVDYAHTPDALENVLSTIEGLRKGDESVLTVVGCGGDRDKTKRPEMAKIAVELSDKVILTSDNPRSEDPEAILADMKAGVPKGDARRVLSITDRKEAIRTAIMMAKPGDVILVAGKGHETYQEVNGVRYDFDDRKVLGETFGES, via the coding sequence ATAATGCGCTTAGAGGGACTTTTAAGTGGAATAAAAATATCGAAACGCGTAGGGACGGACGTTTCCGAAATCGGGGCTTTGCACTTCGATTCTCGGAAAGTGGAATCGGGAGACGTGTTTTTTGCCGTGCCCGGTACGCGGGTGGACGGCCACGACTATATCGAAAAGGCTTTGGAAAAGGGCGCTTCGGTCATCGTGTTGGAGCGTATGCCTGAGAAGTTTAAAGACGGTGTTTTATACCTGAAAGTGTCGAGCGCTTCTGAGGCTTTGGGGAAAATGGCTTCGGCTTTTTACGGAAATCCGTCGAAAGAACTGAAACTGGTTGGCGTAACCGGAACAAACGGAAAAACGTCGGTAGTAACGCTTTTGTACCGTCTTTTTTCCGAAATGGGATATGCGAGCGGAATGCTTTCGACAGTGGTGAACAAGATCGCTGACAGGGAAATTCCCGCTACGCATACAACTGGTGATGCGTTGCAGATTAACCGATTGTTGCGCGAAATGGCTGATTCGGGCGTTACGCATTGCTTTATGGAGGTGAGTTCGCATGCCATCGAGCAGGATCGCGTGGCAGGTCTCGATTTCGACGGGGCGGTGTTTATGAACATCACCCACGACCATCTTGATTATCACGGGACGTTCCGCAAATATATCGACGCCAAAAAGAAGCTGTTTGACGGATTGCCGAAAAGCGCTTTCGGTCTGGTGAATTCCGATGACAAGCGTGGCAATTTTATGTTGCAAAACTGCAAAGGCGCCAGAAAGACATTTGCGGTAAAGAATATGGCTGATTTCAAAGCCAAAATCGTCACTTTGGCTTATGAGGGAATGGAGCTTGATATCGAAGGTCAGTCGGTTTGGTTCCGCCTTACGGGCAAATTCAACGCATATAATCTGTTGGCCGTTTATGCTGTTGCGACATTGTTGGGCGAGGAACAAGATGAAGCTTTACGCACATTGACAGGTCTTAAAGCGGCTCCGGGACGTTTCGAAGCCGTACCGAACCAAACAGGGATTACAGCGATTGTGGACTATGCGCATACGCCTGACGCTTTGGAAAACGTACTTTCTACCATCGAAGGGCTGAGAAAGGGAGATGAGTCAGTCCTGACGGTCGTGGGATGCGGTGGTGACCGCGATAAAACCAAAAGACCGGAGATGGCCAAAATCGCCGTCGAGCTTAGCGATAAGGTCATTTTGACTTCTGATAACCCAAGAAGCGAAGACCCGGAGGCAATTTTGGCGGATATGAAAGCGGGAGTGCCAAAAGGCGACGCCAGAAGAGTATTGTCGATTACGGATAGGAAGGAAGCGATTCGGACCGCAATTATGATGGCGAAACCTGGAGACGTGATTCTGGTGGCTGGAAAAGGGCATGAGACGTACCAGGAAGTAAATGGCGTGCGTTATGATTTTGACGACCGAAAAGTCTTGGGCGAGACTTTCGGGGAGTCGTGA
- a CDS encoding dCMP deaminase family protein, translating to MDRPDFDDIYMELAVNMAKRSHCIKKHVGAVLAKDTRIISVGYNGPPAHTHNCDEEWPESGCARDSKGSCSLAMHAEQNAILYAMKNDAKVEGSTLYVTLAPCLPCSRIILSVGISKVVYLNSYAEYKGLDFDEGVEFLRKFGVETVRYEGCLRQKAIDDHLV from the coding sequence ATGGACAGACCCGATTTCGACGACATCTACATGGAATTGGCCGTCAATATGGCCAAGCGATCACACTGCATCAAAAAACACGTAGGCGCCGTTTTGGCAAAAGACACCAGAATCATCTCGGTGGGCTACAACGGCCCCCCAGCGCACACGCACAATTGTGACGAAGAATGGCCCGAAAGCGGTTGTGCAAGGGATTCGAAAGGCAGCTGTTCGCTGGCTATGCACGCCGAACAAAACGCGATACTTTACGCCATGAAAAATGACGCTAAAGTTGAGGGCTCCACTCTTTATGTAACGCTGGCGCCTTGCCTTCCCTGCTCAAGGATTATTCTTAGCGTCGGTATCAGCAAAGTTGTATACCTTAATTCGTACGCCGAATACAAAGGCCTTGATTTTGACGAAGGTGTTGAGTTCCTCAGAAAGTTCGGAGTGGAAACCGTAAGATACGAAGGTTGCTTACGACAAAAAGCCATTGACGACCACTTGGTATAA
- a CDS encoding FtsL-like putative cell division protein, whose protein sequence is MAVNRPKVAPPQAKKKRKKFNVFFLFDKVLNWDVFFQDGLPVKYLPQAAYLIFLGIVYIGNTHYSGKIGGEIESLSNEVEELRADFTTLKADYMFKGKQSEVAKRVKSMGLRESLDPPYKLVIEKK, encoded by the coding sequence ATGGCTGTCAACAGACCTAAAGTGGCACCGCCACAAGCGAAAAAGAAAAGGAAGAAATTCAACGTTTTTTTCCTGTTTGACAAAGTGCTGAACTGGGATGTCTTCTTTCAAGACGGCCTGCCGGTTAAGTATTTGCCTCAGGCCGCTTACCTGATCTTTCTGGGGATTGTCTATATCGGAAATACCCATTACAGCGGTAAGATTGGAGGTGAGATTGAATCGCTTTCCAATGAGGTGGAGGAGCTAAGGGCGGATTTTACTACGCTCAAGGCCGATTATATGTTTAAGGGTAAACAGTCCGAGGTGGCGAAAAGGGTGAAATCGATGGGTTTGAGAGAAAGCCTTGACCCGCCATACAAATTAGTGATAGAGAAGAAGTGA